From a region of the Mercurialis annua linkage group LG1-X, ddMerAnnu1.2, whole genome shotgun sequence genome:
- the LOC126659101 gene encoding uncharacterized protein LOC126659101 isoform X2 produces the protein MLVAAIMDIVTSHYDSSLEKVPFKSSLSGNAETRDIAAAIEVIEEGGLHMDGQQENERDDDDNGSGMKGIGIKILEGTTVLGLGRNSGLAKLEDCNSGHIELLQTPKTLSLLQKQDGALAQNLSSAVVPGLWDDLHCQHVAVPFAAWALAQWAMASDANRSNIQELDQDGQAVMTAIMAPERSVKWHGSLVARLLLEDRNLPLNDSVSDWSSSLLTTVSQASKNDDIPLAQVALSAFLLSVERSPGARNIVMDKGLQLMRDTAKHTEKYKQVQEALARALELLCTGDMHLSLEESQKWSGILLPWVFGKVSSDTIRSSAMKILSCILEDHGPSSVLISQGWLTLLLKEVLASSKASFSNGVIQPKNGKVKTQIDQSNIQYATQTAIQLAGAVVRLAGKQLGVATDSVDTFPLEDLLSLEPFVGLFQNYKKDAAAKFNVADSAFATLKGIKALTELCSEDSLCQEKIVELGVFCLLKRFLLCDDYERLSAMEAYDASRTLEAQERVPNANGKTLNAASDSLSSVRVPPTAHIRRHAARLLTVLSQLPKVQKAILADSALCEWLEDCADSKIPGCSDSKMQSYSRATLLNVFCCQHAALHSSIPDGGGTNRNSGCTRYNDMIFLINPELPHWKHCENIFSSSIIKRNEVSLVRDNSDDGCSSSVTRVSNTSECSTSANNSLHNSKLEAPNSALNDGECSTSSKEYFNSSKSEAPQLDVVFIHGLRGGPYKTWRLSEDKVSTKSGLVEKIDKEAGKLGTFWPAEWLSSDLPQVRMFTLKYKTNLTQWSGATLPLQEVSSMLLEKLVAAGIGNRPVVFVTHSMGGLVVKQMLYKAKAENINNLVNNTVGMVFYSCPHFGSKLADMPWRMGLVLRPAPTIGELRSGSPKLVELNDFIRNLHKKKLVEVLSLCETKVTPIVEGYGGWAFRMEIVPIESAYPGFGELVVLDSTDHINSCKPINRDDPSYKETLEFLQKLKARYSKEDASL, from the exons ATGCTCGTTGCTGCAATCATGGATATTGTCACATCCCACTATGATAGCAGTTTAGAAAAGGTTCCTTTCAAGTCATCCTTGTCAGGGAATGCTGAAACAAGGGATATTGCTGCAGCTATCGAAGTCATTGAGGAAGGTGGCCTTCATATGGATGGGCAACAAGAGAATGAACGCGATGATGACGATAATGGGAGTGGAATGAAGGGTATTGGAATTAAGATCCTTGAAGGTACAACTGTTTTAGGACTTGGTAGAAATAGTGGGCTTGCAAAGCTGGAGGATTGTAATTCTGGTCATATAGAACTCCTTCAGACTCCTAAAACCCTTAGCTTGCTACAAAAGCAAGATGGTGCTCTGGCACAAAATTTGTCTTCAGCTGTTGTTCCTGGACTCTGGGATGATCTGCATTGTCAGCATGTTGCTGTACCTTTTGCAGCATGGGCATTAGCCCAGTGGGCAATGGCATCCGATGCGAATAGATCCAACATCCAGGAACTTGACCAAGATGGGCAAGCTGTCATGACTGCAATAATGGCACCTGAGAGATCCGTGAAATGGCACGGAAGCTTGGTAGCAAGGTTGCTGTTAGAGGACCGTAATCTGCCCCTAAATGATTCTGTTTCTGATTGGAGTTCCAGCCTTCTTACAACTGTTTCTCAGGCAAGTAAAAATGATGATATCCCGTTGGCTCAGGTGGCTTTATCGGCTTTCTTGCTTTCTGTTGAGAGAAGCCCAGGGGCACGGAATATAGTGATGGACAAGGGTCTTCAGCTGATGAGAGACACAGCGAAGCATACAGAAAAATACAAGCAAGTGCAAGAAGCATTAGCTAGGGCTTTGGAATTACTTTGTACTGGGGATATGCACTTATCTCTTGAGGAGAGCCAAAAATGGTCTGGCATTCTGCTTCCTTGGGTTTTTGGGAAAGTTTCATCGGACACTATAAGATCTTCAGCCATGAAAATCCTCTCATGCATTCTCGAAGATCATGGACCATCTTCTGTACTGATTTCCCAAGGATGGTTAACCTTGTTGTTAAAAGAAGTTCTGGCTTCCAGCAAGGCCTCATTTAGCAACGGAGTCATTCAGCCTAAAAATGGCAAAGTGAAG ACACAAATTGATCAGTCCAACATTCAGTATGCTACACAAACTGCTATTCAGTTGGCAGGTGCTGTTGTACGTCTAGCAGGGAAACAGCTGGGAGTAGCCACTGATTCTGTTGATACATTCCCACTGGAAGATCTTCTTTCCTTGGAACCCTTTGTCGGACTATTTCAAAACTATAAGAAAGATGCTGCGGCTAAATTTAATGTGGCAGATTCTGCTTTTGCGACCCTTAAGGGGATTAAAGCATTAACTGAACTTTGTTCTGAGGATTCCTTATGTCAAGAAAAAATTGTCGAACTTGGGGTCTTTTGTTTGTTGAAACGCTTTTTGTTATGCGATGATTACGAGAGGCTATCTGCAATGGAAGCTTATGATGCATCTAGAACCCTTGAGGCGCAGGAGCGAGTTCCAAATGCTAATGGAAAAACGCTCAATGCAGCTAGTGATTCTCTATCTAGTGTTCGGGTTCCACCTACAGCACACATTCGTAGGCATGCAGCTAGGCTGTTAACTGTTCTCTCACAGCTTCCTAAGGTTCAGAAGGCCATTCTAGCAGATTCAGCTTTGTGTGAATGGCTAGAGGATTGTGCTGATAGCAAGATCCCAGGTTGCAGTGATTCTAAAATGCAGAGTTACTCTAGGGCAACACTCTTAAATGTGTTCTGCTGTCAGCATGCTGCTCTACACAGTAGTATTCCTGATGGTGGAGGTACCAACAGAAACAGTGGTTGTACTCGGTATAATGACATGATATTTTTGATTAATCCTGAGTTGCCTCACTGGAAGCATTGTGAAAATATCTTTAGTAGTAGTATTATTAAAAGGAACGAAGTATCTTTGGTTAGGGATAATTCCGACGATGGCTGCAGTTCATCTGTAACCAGAGTTTCAAACACTAGTGAATGTTCTACTTCTGCCAATAATTCCCTTCATAACTCTAAATTAGAGGCTCCTAATAGCGCTTTAAATGATGGTGAATGTTCTACCTCTTCCAAAGAATACTTTAATAGCTCTAAATCAGAGGCTCCGCAGCTAGATGTTGTTTTTATCCATGGCTTGCGTGGTGGGCCTTATAAGACTTGGCGTTTATCTGAGGACAAAGTCTCAACTAAATCAGGTTTGGTGGAGAAAATTGATAAGGAAGCTGGAAAACTAGGAACATTTTGGCCTGCTGAATGGCTATCATCTGACTTGCCTCAAGTACGCATGTTTACCCTCAAATACAAG ACAAATCTTACACAATGGTCTGGGGCCACACTGCCTCTTCAG GAAGTGAGCTCTATGTTGTTAGAGAAGCTTGTTGCTGCAGGCATTGGGAATCGGCCTGTTGTGTTTGTGACTCACAG CATGGGAGGCCTGGTTGTGAAGCAGATGCTGTATAAAGCCAAGGCAGAAAATATCAATAACCTTGTGAACAACACTGTTGGAATG GTATTCTACAGCTGCCCACACTTTGGTAGTAAACTAGCAGATATGCCTTGGCGAATGGGCCTTGTGCTCCGTCCTGCTCCAACT ATAGGGGAGCTAAGAAGCGGGTCTCCTAAATTAGTTGAGCTCAACGACTTCATCCGCAACCTTCACAAGAAAAAACTAGTTGAAGTCCTAAGTTTGTGTGAG ACCAAGGTAACTCCAATTGTTGAAGGTTATGGTGGATGGGCCTTCAGGATGGAAATTGTACCAATTGAATCAGCATACCCAGGATTTGGTGAACTTGTT GTGTTAGACTCGACAGATCATATAAATTCTTGCAAACCAATAAACCGTGACGACCCTTCCTATAAGGAGACGTTAGAGTTTCTGCAGAAGTTAAAAGCTCGTTATTCAAAAGAAGACGCTTCACTATAA
- the LOC126674316 gene encoding psbP domain-containing protein 6, chloroplastic, whose amino-acid sequence MATASLSPFFTKPTTASSATNNNTNFSLRRQILKGIGLSPLILTKTSEARDVQVGSYLPPSPSDPSFVLFKASPQDTPALRAGNVQPYQFILPPTWKQMRIANILSGNYCQPKCAEPWVEVKFEDEKQGKVQVVVSPLLRLTNKLNATIEEIGSPERIIASLGPFVTGNSYDPDELLETSVEKLGDQTYYKYVLETPYALTGTHNLAKATAKGSTVVLFVASANDKQWQSSQKSLKTILDSFRI is encoded by the exons ATGGCAACTGCTTCGCTCTCTCCATTTTTCACAAAACCAACAACCGCTTCTTCTGCTACTAATAATAATACCAATTTTTCTTTGAGaagacaaattttaaaaggaatTGGATTATCGCCTCTCATTTTGACAAAAACATCGGAAGCTAGAGACGTACAAGTTGGCTCTTACTTGCCACCTTCCCCTTCCGATCCTTCCTTTGTACTCTTCAAAGCTTCTCCTCAAGACACGCCCGCTCTTCGCGCAG GAAATGTGCAACCCTATCAGTTTATTCTTCCACCCACTTGGAAGCAGATGCGAATAGCCAATATTTTATCTGGTAATTATTGCCAACCTAAGTGCGCAGAGCCTTGGGTTGAGGTCAAATTTGAGGATGAAAAACAGGGGAAAGTTCAGGTTGTTGTGTCTCCTTTGCTCAGATTGACTAACAAACTCAATGCCACCATTGAAGAGATTGGGAGCCCCGAAAGGATTATTGCTTCGCTTGGTCCGTTTGTTACCGGAAACTCCTATGATCCCGACGAACTCTTGGAAACATCAGTTGAGAAGCTTGGAGATCAGACG TATTACAAATATGTGCTTGAGACACCATATGCTCTTACGGGTACTCACAATCTTGCAAAGGCAACAGCAAAAGGAAGCACGGTTGTGTTGTTCGTAGCGAGCGCAAATGATAAACAATGGCAATCATCTCAGAAATCTCTCAAAACCATTCTTGATTCTTTTAGAATATAG
- the LOC126659101 gene encoding uncharacterized protein LOC126659101 isoform X1, with amino-acid sequence MLRLSFKLRRYRRLPRYFSSSSKNPAQPPNNLHNSRYAPPEPPILHNNPLLTTTNVAAAANSPRYSVVFISAAAVVSALIASVAILSPNDKTNPSHDHSHSHHASNPLHAAIEHAISKSNESFRRFFYHVKQTGVASSVLWQSLRSVLSSANHEVRVGFELRVAALLADIAAANGERRAALVGAGGGKVVDWLLETVAVGSGTQAEAARALAYLIADPNVRGDVLGRPHAVPYLLRFIFSCQPKKKHSRRSSFDISDSLKGRSMLVAAIMDIVTSHYDSSLEKVPFKSSLSGNAETRDIAAAIEVIEEGGLHMDGQQENERDDDDNGSGMKGIGIKILEGTTVLGLGRNSGLAKLEDCNSGHIELLQTPKTLSLLQKQDGALAQNLSSAVVPGLWDDLHCQHVAVPFAAWALAQWAMASDANRSNIQELDQDGQAVMTAIMAPERSVKWHGSLVARLLLEDRNLPLNDSVSDWSSSLLTTVSQASKNDDIPLAQVALSAFLLSVERSPGARNIVMDKGLQLMRDTAKHTEKYKQVQEALARALELLCTGDMHLSLEESQKWSGILLPWVFGKVSSDTIRSSAMKILSCILEDHGPSSVLISQGWLTLLLKEVLASSKASFSNGVIQPKNGKVKTQIDQSNIQYATQTAIQLAGAVVRLAGKQLGVATDSVDTFPLEDLLSLEPFVGLFQNYKKDAAAKFNVADSAFATLKGIKALTELCSEDSLCQEKIVELGVFCLLKRFLLCDDYERLSAMEAYDASRTLEAQERVPNANGKTLNAASDSLSSVRVPPTAHIRRHAARLLTVLSQLPKVQKAILADSALCEWLEDCADSKIPGCSDSKMQSYSRATLLNVFCCQHAALHSSIPDGGGTNRNSGCTRYNDMIFLINPELPHWKHCENIFSSSIIKRNEVSLVRDNSDDGCSSSVTRVSNTSECSTSANNSLHNSKLEAPNSALNDGECSTSSKEYFNSSKSEAPQLDVVFIHGLRGGPYKTWRLSEDKVSTKSGLVEKIDKEAGKLGTFWPAEWLSSDLPQVRMFTLKYKTNLTQWSGATLPLQEVSSMLLEKLVAAGIGNRPVVFVTHSMGGLVVKQMLYKAKAENINNLVNNTVGMVFYSCPHFGSKLADMPWRMGLVLRPAPTIGELRSGSPKLVELNDFIRNLHKKKLVEVLSLCETKVTPIVEGYGGWAFRMEIVPIESAYPGFGELVVLDSTDHINSCKPINRDDPSYKETLEFLQKLKARYSKEDASL; translated from the exons ATGCTTCGTCTCTCTTTTAAACTCCGTCGTTACCGTCGCCTTCCTCGCTATTTCTCTTCCTCTTCTAAAAATCCCGCCCAACCTCCGAATAACCTCCACAATTCCCGTTATGCCCCTCCTGAACCGCCTATTCTTCACAATAACCCTCTCCTAACTACAACAAATGTCGCCGCCGCCGCTAATTCTCCTCGCTACTCCGTAGTTTTTATCTCCGCTGCTGCTGTCGTTTCTGCTCTGATTGCCTCCGTCGCTATTCTCTCTCCAAATGACAAAACTAACCCTAGTCATGATCATAGCCATAGCCATCACGCCTCTAATCCTCTCCACGCCGCGATTGAGCACGCCATTTCAAAATCGAATGAGTCCTTTAGAAGATTCTTTTATCACGTGAAACAAACAGGCGTTGCCTCATCGGTTTTATGGCAATCTTTGAGGTCCGTACTGTCTTCCGCCAACCATGAAGTCAGGGTTGGATTCGAACTTCGTGTGGCTGCCTTGTTGGCCGACATTGCAGCCGCTAACGGAGAGCGCAGAGCGGCGCTTGTTGGGGCTGGCGGCGGGAAGGTGGTTGATTGGTTGCTGGAGACTGTGGCGGTTGGCAGTGGGACCCAGGCTGAGGCTGCGAGGGCGCTTGCTTACTTGATTGCCGACCCTAATGTACGCGGTGATGTGCTTGGGAGGCCTCACGCTGTGCCCTATCTCTTGCGCTTTATATTTTCTTGCCAGCCTAAGAAGAAG CATTCAAGACGTAGTTCATTCGATATTTCTGATTCTTTGAAAGGTAGGAGCATGCTCGTTGCTGCAATCATGGATATTGTCACATCCCACTATGATAGCAGTTTAGAAAAGGTTCCTTTCAAGTCATCCTTGTCAGGGAATGCTGAAACAAGGGATATTGCTGCAGCTATCGAAGTCATTGAGGAAGGTGGCCTTCATATGGATGGGCAACAAGAGAATGAACGCGATGATGACGATAATGGGAGTGGAATGAAGGGTATTGGAATTAAGATCCTTGAAGGTACAACTGTTTTAGGACTTGGTAGAAATAGTGGGCTTGCAAAGCTGGAGGATTGTAATTCTGGTCATATAGAACTCCTTCAGACTCCTAAAACCCTTAGCTTGCTACAAAAGCAAGATGGTGCTCTGGCACAAAATTTGTCTTCAGCTGTTGTTCCTGGACTCTGGGATGATCTGCATTGTCAGCATGTTGCTGTACCTTTTGCAGCATGGGCATTAGCCCAGTGGGCAATGGCATCCGATGCGAATAGATCCAACATCCAGGAACTTGACCAAGATGGGCAAGCTGTCATGACTGCAATAATGGCACCTGAGAGATCCGTGAAATGGCACGGAAGCTTGGTAGCAAGGTTGCTGTTAGAGGACCGTAATCTGCCCCTAAATGATTCTGTTTCTGATTGGAGTTCCAGCCTTCTTACAACTGTTTCTCAGGCAAGTAAAAATGATGATATCCCGTTGGCTCAGGTGGCTTTATCGGCTTTCTTGCTTTCTGTTGAGAGAAGCCCAGGGGCACGGAATATAGTGATGGACAAGGGTCTTCAGCTGATGAGAGACACAGCGAAGCATACAGAAAAATACAAGCAAGTGCAAGAAGCATTAGCTAGGGCTTTGGAATTACTTTGTACTGGGGATATGCACTTATCTCTTGAGGAGAGCCAAAAATGGTCTGGCATTCTGCTTCCTTGGGTTTTTGGGAAAGTTTCATCGGACACTATAAGATCTTCAGCCATGAAAATCCTCTCATGCATTCTCGAAGATCATGGACCATCTTCTGTACTGATTTCCCAAGGATGGTTAACCTTGTTGTTAAAAGAAGTTCTGGCTTCCAGCAAGGCCTCATTTAGCAACGGAGTCATTCAGCCTAAAAATGGCAAAGTGAAG ACACAAATTGATCAGTCCAACATTCAGTATGCTACACAAACTGCTATTCAGTTGGCAGGTGCTGTTGTACGTCTAGCAGGGAAACAGCTGGGAGTAGCCACTGATTCTGTTGATACATTCCCACTGGAAGATCTTCTTTCCTTGGAACCCTTTGTCGGACTATTTCAAAACTATAAGAAAGATGCTGCGGCTAAATTTAATGTGGCAGATTCTGCTTTTGCGACCCTTAAGGGGATTAAAGCATTAACTGAACTTTGTTCTGAGGATTCCTTATGTCAAGAAAAAATTGTCGAACTTGGGGTCTTTTGTTTGTTGAAACGCTTTTTGTTATGCGATGATTACGAGAGGCTATCTGCAATGGAAGCTTATGATGCATCTAGAACCCTTGAGGCGCAGGAGCGAGTTCCAAATGCTAATGGAAAAACGCTCAATGCAGCTAGTGATTCTCTATCTAGTGTTCGGGTTCCACCTACAGCACACATTCGTAGGCATGCAGCTAGGCTGTTAACTGTTCTCTCACAGCTTCCTAAGGTTCAGAAGGCCATTCTAGCAGATTCAGCTTTGTGTGAATGGCTAGAGGATTGTGCTGATAGCAAGATCCCAGGTTGCAGTGATTCTAAAATGCAGAGTTACTCTAGGGCAACACTCTTAAATGTGTTCTGCTGTCAGCATGCTGCTCTACACAGTAGTATTCCTGATGGTGGAGGTACCAACAGAAACAGTGGTTGTACTCGGTATAATGACATGATATTTTTGATTAATCCTGAGTTGCCTCACTGGAAGCATTGTGAAAATATCTTTAGTAGTAGTATTATTAAAAGGAACGAAGTATCTTTGGTTAGGGATAATTCCGACGATGGCTGCAGTTCATCTGTAACCAGAGTTTCAAACACTAGTGAATGTTCTACTTCTGCCAATAATTCCCTTCATAACTCTAAATTAGAGGCTCCTAATAGCGCTTTAAATGATGGTGAATGTTCTACCTCTTCCAAAGAATACTTTAATAGCTCTAAATCAGAGGCTCCGCAGCTAGATGTTGTTTTTATCCATGGCTTGCGTGGTGGGCCTTATAAGACTTGGCGTTTATCTGAGGACAAAGTCTCAACTAAATCAGGTTTGGTGGAGAAAATTGATAAGGAAGCTGGAAAACTAGGAACATTTTGGCCTGCTGAATGGCTATCATCTGACTTGCCTCAAGTACGCATGTTTACCCTCAAATACAAG ACAAATCTTACACAATGGTCTGGGGCCACACTGCCTCTTCAG GAAGTGAGCTCTATGTTGTTAGAGAAGCTTGTTGCTGCAGGCATTGGGAATCGGCCTGTTGTGTTTGTGACTCACAG CATGGGAGGCCTGGTTGTGAAGCAGATGCTGTATAAAGCCAAGGCAGAAAATATCAATAACCTTGTGAACAACACTGTTGGAATG GTATTCTACAGCTGCCCACACTTTGGTAGTAAACTAGCAGATATGCCTTGGCGAATGGGCCTTGTGCTCCGTCCTGCTCCAACT ATAGGGGAGCTAAGAAGCGGGTCTCCTAAATTAGTTGAGCTCAACGACTTCATCCGCAACCTTCACAAGAAAAAACTAGTTGAAGTCCTAAGTTTGTGTGAG ACCAAGGTAACTCCAATTGTTGAAGGTTATGGTGGATGGGCCTTCAGGATGGAAATTGTACCAATTGAATCAGCATACCCAGGATTTGGTGAACTTGTT GTGTTAGACTCGACAGATCATATAAATTCTTGCAAACCAATAAACCGTGACGACCCTTCCTATAAGGAGACGTTAGAGTTTCTGCAGAAGTTAAAAGCTCGTTATTCAAAAGAAGACGCTTCACTATAA
- the LOC126664647 gene encoding uncharacterized protein LOC126664647, with product MEPTSPFVYKLDRNATVKSLWKNDNWSFPDPLDDYTLAIWEYVKSNFKIKQDETDKVTCKSANGNFSINSCWKHLNPAASSIPWTSIIWYKDNIPRYSFITWLALQDKLNTKDKLLRWKVVQSDVCCFCKSETESISHLFFECGYSKAIWKRLLADMSFNRDVMHWRREVSFFVRRTKDSDLIKYNSKITRFHKQHRGRVKEIAFRGYHICLGKYALQALEPAWITSRQKRSLIFILYQSLF from the exons ATGGAGCCAACTTCTCCTTTTGTGTATAAGCTAGACAGAAATGCTACTGTGAAAAGTCTTTGGAAAAATGATAACTGGTCTTTTCCTGATCCTTTGGATGATTATACTCTAGCTATCTGGGAGTATGTCAAGAGCAATTTTAAGATCAAGCAAGATGAGACAGATAAAGTGACCTGCAAGTCTGCAAATGGAAATTTTTCTATTAATAGTTGTTGGAAGCATTTGAATCCTGCTGCTAGCAGTATCCCCTGGACTTCTATTATCTGGTATAAGGATAACATCCCCAGGTATTCTTTCATTACTTGGTTAGCTTTGCAAGATAAGCTTAACACAAAAGACAAGTTACTTAGATGGAAGGTGGTGCAAAGTGATGTTTGCTGTTTCTGCAAGTCTGAAACTGAGTCCATCAGTCATTTATTCTTTGAGTGTGGCTATTCCAAAGCAATTTGGAAAAGATTACTTGCTGACATGAGTTTTAATAGAGATGTGATGCATTGGAGAAGAGAAGTCAGTTTTTTTGTTAGGAGAACTAAAG ATTCTGATCTCATCAAATATAACTCCAAAATAACCCGATTCCATAAACAACATCGAGGAAGAGTGAAAGAAATAGCTTTTCGAGGTTATCATATTTGTTTAGGCAAATATGCTCTTCAGGCACTTGAACCCGCTTGGATTACATCTAGACAAAAAAGAAgtcttatttttatattatatcaatcattattctaa